The following are from one region of the Stanieria cyanosphaera PCC 7437 genome:
- the rimI gene encoding ribosomal protein S18-alanine N-acetyltransferase, whose product MKFLIINSAKEQQLTEIIEIDQLCFGGLWSKEGYQREIDSPNSSLLTLVVKELQESNGDSTQVIAPSNHSLNLIKPNNNPQLIGIGCFWAILEEAHITLLGVKPNYQRQGLGKLLLYALLQQAIERKLERATLEVRASNQAAINLYEKFGFRLAGRRKKYYAKTGEDALIFWRGGLAEQQFKNDLANWKTEISNRLAGEYVLIEQKN is encoded by the coding sequence GTGAAATTTTTGATAATTAATTCAGCAAAAGAGCAACAATTAACAGAAATTATTGAAATTGACCAATTATGCTTTGGGGGGTTGTGGAGTAAAGAAGGTTATCAAAGAGAAATAGATAGCCCCAATAGCAGTTTATTAACTCTTGTGGTCAAAGAACTACAAGAATCTAACGGTGATTCAACTCAGGTTATTGCACCAAGCAATCATTCATTAAACTTAATTAAGCCAAACAACAATCCCCAACTGATTGGCATCGGTTGTTTTTGGGCAATTCTAGAAGAAGCTCATATTACTCTTCTTGGTGTTAAGCCAAATTATCAAAGGCAAGGACTAGGAAAATTATTACTTTATGCTTTGCTTCAACAGGCAATTGAGCGTAAACTAGAAAGGGCAACTTTGGAAGTTAGAGCTAGTAATCAAGCTGCGATTAACTTATATGAAAAGTTTGGCTTCCGTCTTGCTGGTAGACGTAAAAAATATTATGCAAAAACTGGAGAAGATGCTCTAATCTTTTGGCGTGGAGGACTAGCTGAACAACAATTTAAAAATGATTTAGCTAACTGGAAAACA
- the lysA gene encoding diaminopimelate decarboxylase, which yields MLSTDSSLQNSGHKYLPNITDFNHPPSPNQELLPLTAKVNSNDCLEIGGCDLTELVKQYGSPLYVVDEFTLRTACRQYRNSFLKYYSGESQVIYASKAWSCLAICRIVDSEGLGFDVVSGGELFTTLKAGVKGNKIYFHGNNKSIEELKFAIESDCTIIIDNWLELTHLAEISAQNSQKSVRVMLRLTPGIECHTHEYIRTGHLDSKFGFDPNQIPEVLSYVSQKPSLNCVGLHAHIGSQIFERQPHQDLAEVLVEWLQKAQEYGLPIQELNVGGGLGICYTEADDPPTIAEWVQAVASAIESACHNRQLPLPKLIAEPGRSLVGSACVTAYTVGSRKEIPEIRTYIAVDGGMSDNPRPITYQSVYRAVIANRMSAKLTETVTVAGKHCESGDIVIKDALLPKTESGDILVVTSTGAYNYSMASNYNRIGRPAAILVNQGEANLIIQRESYQNLIAQDCLPARLIDSDKNKD from the coding sequence ATGCTATCAACCGATTCCAGCTTACAAAATTCTGGACACAAATATTTACCAAATATCACAGACTTCAATCATCCACCTTCTCCTAATCAAGAATTATTACCTCTAACTGCTAAAGTTAATAGCAATGACTGTCTAGAAATTGGTGGTTGCGATCTAACTGAGTTAGTCAAGCAATATGGCTCTCCACTTTATGTTGTCGACGAATTTACTCTTAGAACAGCGTGTCGTCAGTATCGAAATAGTTTTCTTAAATATTATTCTGGAGAATCTCAAGTTATCTATGCTTCTAAAGCCTGGAGTTGTCTAGCTATTTGTCGTATTGTTGACAGCGAAGGTTTAGGTTTTGATGTTGTTTCTGGTGGCGAACTATTTACTACTTTAAAAGCTGGGGTAAAAGGCAATAAAATTTACTTTCACGGTAATAATAAGTCAATTGAAGAATTAAAATTTGCAATTGAAAGTGATTGTACAATTATTATTGATAATTGGTTAGAATTGACTCATTTAGCCGAAATATCTGCTCAAAACTCCCAAAAATCAGTTAGAGTCATGCTTCGTTTGACCCCTGGGATTGAATGTCATACCCATGAATATATTCGTACTGGTCATTTGGATAGTAAATTTGGTTTTGACCCCAATCAAATTCCTGAAGTATTGAGCTATGTAAGTCAAAAACCGAGTTTAAACTGTGTTGGTTTGCACGCTCATATTGGCTCTCAGATTTTTGAGCGTCAACCTCATCAAGATTTGGCAGAAGTTTTAGTAGAATGGCTGCAAAAGGCCCAAGAATATGGTTTACCAATCCAAGAATTAAATGTCGGTGGTGGTTTAGGAATTTGTTATACCGAAGCTGATGATCCACCAACCATTGCTGAATGGGTTCAAGCTGTTGCAAGTGCTATAGAATCAGCTTGTCATAATCGTCAACTACCTTTACCAAAATTAATTGCTGAACCAGGGCGATCGCTGGTAGGTTCGGCTTGTGTTACTGCCTACACCGTTGGTAGTCGCAAAGAAATCCCAGAAATTCGCACTTATATTGCCGTCGATGGTGGAATGTCTGACAATCCTCGTCCCATTACTTATCAATCTGTTTATCGAGCAGTAATTGCTAATCGAATGTCTGCTAAGTTAACAGAAACAGTCACAGTAGCAGGAAAACATTGCGAATCTGGAGACATAGTAATTAAAGACGCTTTACTGCCAAAAACAGAATCAGGAGATATCTTGGTAGTAACCAGTACTGGGGCATACAATTACAGCATGGCTTCCAATTACAATCGTATTGGTAGACCTGCAGCAATTTTAGTTAATCAAGGAGAAGCTAATCTAATTATTCAACGAGAATCTTATCAAAACTTAATTGCGCAAGATTGTTTGCCTGCTAGATTGATAGATTCCGACAAAAACAAAGATTAG